The proteins below are encoded in one region of Gemmatimonadaceae bacterium:
- a CDS encoding PadR family transcriptional regulator — MPDQSIELFQGTLDLLILKTLSWGSTHGYSIARWIQQVTGDVLRVEEGSLYPALHRLERRGWISAEWGLSENNRRAKYYELTPRGRQQLRAATSTWSTFAGAVTSVLTSADQPSWAKP; from the coding sequence ATGCCTGACCAGTCGATCGAGCTGTTTCAAGGAACCCTCGACCTTCTCATTCTCAAGACGCTGAGCTGGGGCTCGACGCACGGATACTCGATCGCCCGGTGGATTCAGCAGGTGACGGGCGACGTGCTGCGCGTGGAAGAGGGATCCCTTTACCCCGCCCTCCACCGACTCGAGCGCCGCGGTTGGATCAGCGCCGAGTGGGGGCTTTCCGAGAACAACCGTCGCGCCAAGTACTACGAGCTGACGCCGCGCGGACGCCAACAGCTCCGCGCCGCGACCTCGACGTGGTCCACCTTCGCCGGCGCTGTGACCAGCGTGCTCACATCAGCCGACCAACCCAGCTGGGCGAAGCCATGA
- a CDS encoding TonB-dependent receptor plug domain-containing protein encodes MALALSRALAAQPHVCSAQTADSASSGNAEWSPPLDRAITVRGANLSLRDALDRVATAARIRLSYSAEQVPLDRAVCVSADASPAGRVLADLLSGTNVAAVVVGADQVVLSPRMRPARADGPGMAPTLGVLDRVVVTGTAGGGTPAKELAVGLDVLNGRTLARDNTNTISDALDSYVPGVWSWAQSPSNMLSSYASIRGASSFGLSYPKIYIDGIEVANPLLLSRFAPGAIDHIEVIRGPQGAALYGADAISGVVNIVTRHDGGDGDGAHAAIRSTVGTSQSSYARGVMAQDHALSLVTGTSTRSMDLNVSGSTMGSFVPNGYSRDLMASGGGRIVGNTGSITTTARLFFEQAGVPSSPLVQTPMSSSPGGPPATTTRNGSPQTVTEYTIGATALHMPGQAWVDSFVVGVDGYRLSNVQTNYTPVPSIVDSALRAAQGGADRATLRASRVFRFRADDPTRGSLTLSAEHATLRASTLTSSAFVYGNRGPGSSGGPGGQDSRQDVLTPLVTWQNSTGVTAQANAAINNTLFFTSGVRLEEDSRLAPGDRFVTLPMFGIADVNDVGPFTMKLRAAYGRGIRPPSTMQRWQMWQPQTAEQAALGPEVQSGTEVGVDLMLHQALTVQLTRFDQRASGLIQQVPFASDSALTGRRMQYIAQNVGEISNSGWELGATSTLSRVTMNASFAAVDSRVRKLAPGYTGDLETGDRMLQVPAITAGFGATWTGDAWTASLGGTRAFNWINYDEVALAQTWLSGTESVHQMVGPELRNFWRRYTGGLHLRASISHDFRRDFSVEVTGDNLLNYQSGEPDNITIIPGRTIMSGVRIKF; translated from the coding sequence ATGGCGCTCGCGCTTTCGCGTGCATTGGCGGCCCAGCCGCACGTGTGTTCCGCGCAGACCGCCGATTCCGCGAGCTCAGGCAACGCGGAGTGGTCGCCGCCGCTGGACCGCGCGATCACCGTGCGCGGCGCAAATCTCTCTTTGCGCGACGCGCTCGATCGCGTGGCGACGGCGGCGAGAATTCGCCTTTCCTACAGCGCCGAGCAGGTTCCGCTCGACCGAGCGGTGTGCGTCTCCGCCGACGCCTCGCCGGCCGGTCGGGTTCTCGCTGATCTCCTCAGCGGAACCAACGTCGCCGCGGTGGTGGTCGGCGCCGACCAAGTGGTGCTTTCACCGCGCATGCGTCCAGCGCGTGCCGACGGACCCGGAATGGCGCCAACGCTCGGCGTCCTCGATCGCGTCGTCGTGACGGGGACCGCCGGAGGAGGCACGCCGGCGAAAGAGCTGGCGGTCGGTCTCGACGTTCTCAACGGGCGCACGCTCGCGCGCGACAACACCAACACGATTTCCGACGCGCTCGACTCCTACGTGCCCGGCGTTTGGTCGTGGGCGCAATCGCCGTCGAACATGCTGAGCTCGTACGCGAGCATCCGCGGCGCGAGCTCGTTCGGACTGAGTTATCCGAAGATCTACATCGACGGCATCGAGGTGGCGAACCCGCTGTTGTTGAGTCGGTTCGCGCCCGGCGCGATCGATCACATCGAAGTGATTCGCGGCCCGCAGGGCGCCGCCCTCTACGGCGCCGACGCAATCAGCGGCGTGGTGAACATCGTGACGCGCCACGACGGCGGAGACGGCGACGGCGCGCACGCGGCGATACGCTCGACCGTCGGCACGTCTCAGAGCTCGTACGCGCGCGGCGTCATGGCGCAGGATCACGCGCTGTCCTTGGTCACGGGCACGAGCACGCGATCGATGGACTTGAATGTGAGCGGTTCGACGATGGGCTCGTTCGTGCCGAACGGTTACAGCCGCGATCTCATGGCGTCGGGCGGGGGACGGATCGTCGGCAACACCGGCAGCATCACGACGACCGCGCGGCTCTTCTTCGAGCAAGCCGGCGTTCCTTCGAGCCCGCTCGTCCAGACGCCGATGTCCTCGTCGCCGGGCGGCCCGCCGGCGACCACGACGCGCAACGGCTCTCCGCAGACGGTCACGGAATACACGATCGGCGCGACGGCGCTCCACATGCCGGGCCAAGCATGGGTCGACTCGTTTGTCGTCGGCGTAGATGGATATCGTCTCTCGAACGTGCAGACGAACTACACGCCCGTGCCGAGCATCGTCGATTCCGCGTTGCGCGCGGCGCAGGGCGGCGCCGACCGCGCCACGCTTCGCGCGAGCCGCGTTTTCCGCTTCCGCGCCGACGACCCGACGCGCGGCTCGCTCACGCTGTCGGCCGAGCATGCGACGCTCCGCGCGTCCACGCTGACGTCGTCGGCGTTCGTGTACGGCAATCGCGGACCAGGCAGCTCAGGTGGCCCGGGTGGACAGGACAGTCGCCAAGACGTGCTTACGCCGCTCGTCACTTGGCAGAACAGCACCGGCGTTACGGCGCAGGCAAACGCGGCCATCAACAACACGCTCTTCTTCACGAGCGGTGTACGACTCGAGGAAGACAGCCGTCTCGCTCCCGGCGACCGTTTCGTCACGCTGCCGATGTTCGGGATCGCGGACGTGAACGATGTCGGTCCGTTCACCATGAAGCTGCGCGCCGCGTACGGGCGCGGCATCCGTCCGCCGAGCACGATGCAGCGCTGGCAGATGTGGCAACCGCAGACCGCGGAGCAGGCGGCCCTCGGTCCGGAAGTACAGTCGGGCACCGAAGTCGGTGTCGATCTCATGTTGCATCAGGCGCTCACCGTGCAGCTGACGCGGTTCGACCAGCGCGCGTCGGGACTCATCCAGCAGGTGCCGTTCGCGTCGGATAGCGCGCTGACCGGCCGGCGAATGCAGTACATCGCGCAGAACGTCGGAGAGATCTCGAACTCCGGCTGGGAGCTCGGCGCGACGAGCACACTGTCTCGCGTCACGATGAACGCATCGTTCGCCGCGGTCGACAGCCGAGTCCGCAAGCTGGCGCCAGGCTATACAGGCGACTTGGAGACGGGTGACCGGATGCTGCAAGTCCCGGCAATTACCGCAGGCTTCGGCGCGACGTGGACCGGCGACGCGTGGACGGCCTCGCTCGGCGGAACGCGGGCGTTCAACTGGATCAACTACGACGAAGTCGCGCTCGCGCAAACGTGGCTCTCGGGAACGGAGTCGGTCCACCAGATGGTGGGGCCGGAGCTCCGCAACTTCTGGCGGCGATATACCGGCGGACTCCATTTGCGCGCCAGCATCTCCCACGACTTCCGGCGCGACTTCTCCGTCGAAGTGACCGGGGACAATCTGCTGAACTACCAGAGCGGCGAGCCCGACAACATCACGATCATCCCGGGCCGGACGATCATGAGCGGAGTTCGCATTAAGTTCTAG
- a CDS encoding CoA-acylating methylmalonate-semialdehyde dehydrogenase, with amino-acid sequence MTATAMKHDATGSASQEATLPIIDHWIDGAATPGSSDRFGLVYNPALGTPAARVRFASAADVDRAVEAAARAAVAWGRAGLGKRATVLFKFRELVERHADELTRCIVREHGKVLADARGEVQRGLEVVEFACGIPHLSKGEFSENVSTNVDSYSIRQPLGVVAGITPFNFPVMVPMWMYPVAIAAGNSFILKPSEKDPSASMMMAELWREAGLPAGVFSVVNGDQAAVERILEHPGIAAVSFVGSTPIARRIYETATGHGKRVQALGGAKNHMIVLPDADMELAADSAVNAAFGSAGERCMAISVTVAVGDAAERLVPLVAQRMRAIRVGDGLDPKNDMGPLVTKQHLERVRAYVDEGVAAGASLVADGRATVNDERGFYLGPCLFDHVKPDMTIYRDEIFGPVLSVVRASSYEEAIGLVNSNPYANGVAIFTNDGGAARRFQNEVQVGMVGINVPIPVPMAYYSFGGWKASLFGDAHVHGMEGVKFYTRGKVVTARWPDPSLRGKNLGFPT; translated from the coding sequence ATGACCGCCACCGCGATGAAGCACGACGCGACAGGGAGCGCCTCTCAAGAAGCCACGCTTCCCATCATCGACCACTGGATCGACGGCGCCGCTACTCCCGGCAGCTCGGACCGTTTTGGTCTGGTCTACAACCCCGCGCTTGGCACTCCCGCCGCGCGCGTCCGATTTGCGAGCGCTGCCGACGTCGATCGCGCCGTGGAAGCCGCCGCGCGCGCGGCCGTCGCCTGGGGCCGGGCCGGCCTCGGCAAGCGCGCCACGGTGCTCTTCAAGTTTCGCGAGTTGGTCGAGCGGCATGCCGATGAGCTTACGCGCTGCATCGTCCGCGAGCACGGCAAGGTGTTGGCCGATGCGCGCGGCGAAGTGCAGCGCGGGCTCGAGGTCGTGGAGTTCGCGTGCGGCATTCCGCATCTCAGCAAAGGCGAATTCTCCGAGAACGTGTCGACGAATGTCGACAGCTACTCGATTCGCCAACCGCTCGGCGTCGTGGCCGGTATCACGCCGTTCAACTTCCCGGTGATGGTGCCGATGTGGATGTACCCGGTCGCGATCGCGGCGGGGAATTCGTTCATCCTCAAGCCGTCGGAGAAGGATCCGTCGGCGTCGATGATGATGGCCGAGCTGTGGCGCGAAGCGGGTCTTCCGGCCGGTGTGTTCAGCGTCGTGAACGGCGACCAGGCCGCCGTCGAGCGGATCCTCGAGCATCCCGGCATCGCCGCGGTGAGCTTCGTGGGGTCGACGCCGATCGCCCGCCGCATCTATGAGACGGCCACCGGGCATGGGAAGCGGGTGCAAGCGCTCGGCGGCGCGAAGAATCACATGATCGTGCTGCCAGACGCGGACATGGAGCTCGCCGCGGATTCGGCCGTGAACGCGGCGTTCGGATCAGCGGGCGAGCGATGCATGGCGATTTCCGTGACAGTCGCCGTGGGCGATGCAGCCGAACGGCTCGTACCACTCGTCGCGCAACGCATGCGTGCGATCAGAGTCGGCGACGGTCTCGACCCCAAGAACGACATGGGACCGCTGGTGACGAAACAGCATCTCGAGCGCGTGCGCGCCTACGTCGACGAGGGTGTGGCCGCGGGCGCGTCGTTGGTGGCCGACGGCCGCGCGACCGTGAACGACGAACGCGGCTTCTATCTCGGCCCGTGTCTGTTCGACCACGTGAAGCCGGACATGACGATCTACCGCGATGAGATCTTCGGTCCAGTCCTTTCGGTGGTTCGCGCCTCGTCGTACGAGGAGGCCATCGGTCTGGTGAACTCGAATCCGTACGCGAACGGCGTCGCGATCTTCACGAACGACGGCGGCGCGGCGCGCCGGTTTCAGAACGAGGTTCAGGTCGGGATGGTCGGGATCAACGTGCCGATTCCGGTGCCGATGGCGTACTACTCGTTCGGCGGCTGGAAGGCGTCTCTCTTCGGCGACGCGCACGTGCACGGCATGGAAGGCGTGAAGTTCTACACGCGCGGAAAGGTCGTAACGGCACGATGGCCGGATCCAAGTTTGAGAGGGAAGAATTTGGGATTTCCGACCTGA